A genome region from Alkalimarinus coralli includes the following:
- a CDS encoding uracil-xanthine permease family protein, with protein sequence MNSTSSNASRAPAWQNALAGSQILLVAFGALVLVPLITGLDPSVALFTAGVGTLLFQLVTKRTVPIFLASSFAFIAPIIYGTQTWGLAATMGGLVAAGVLYILMSIAIRIYGTDFLDRLLPPVVIGPVIMVIGLGLAPVAVNMAMGKTGDGSAELVPYATALMVSLTSLAVTLLVAIKGHGIFRLLPILSGILAGYALSLSLGLVSFTSLDDAVWFAVPNFIMPEWNWQAVLFMIPVAIAPAIEHVGDILAIGTVTGKDYFKKPGLQNTLLGDGIATGAAAMLGGPPNTTYSEVTGAVILTKNFNPVVMTWAAVFAILLAFVGKFGALLQTVPTPVMGGILILLFGSIAVIGLNTLIKSEVDLSEPRNLSIVSLVLVFGIGGMAIGNGEMVLKGVSLCAIAAVVLNLILPYPKAEPANE encoded by the coding sequence ATGAATTCGACTTCCTCAAATGCAAGCCGCGCACCGGCCTGGCAAAATGCATTAGCAGGTTCTCAAATCCTGCTTGTTGCGTTTGGTGCACTGGTACTGGTGCCGCTGATTACCGGGCTTGATCCGAGTGTTGCGCTTTTTACTGCCGGCGTAGGGACTCTGCTTTTTCAGTTGGTAACGAAAAGAACCGTTCCGATCTTTCTGGCTTCCTCGTTTGCTTTTATTGCACCTATTATTTATGGCACGCAAACATGGGGGCTTGCGGCCACCATGGGAGGGCTGGTGGCCGCAGGTGTGCTATATATATTGATGAGTATTGCGATACGCATTTACGGCACTGACTTTTTAGATCGATTACTACCGCCGGTGGTGATTGGCCCGGTTATCATGGTGATTGGGCTCGGCTTGGCACCTGTGGCAGTAAATATGGCGATGGGTAAAACCGGTGATGGTTCCGCTGAGCTAGTCCCATATGCCACTGCGCTGATGGTGTCGCTAACGAGTTTGGCCGTTACCTTGCTGGTGGCGATTAAAGGCCATGGTATTTTTAGGTTGTTGCCTATTCTATCAGGCATTTTAGCGGGTTATGCTCTGTCTCTGTCGTTAGGGCTGGTCAGCTTCACCTCGCTGGATGATGCAGTGTGGTTTGCGGTGCCCAACTTCATTATGCCGGAATGGAACTGGCAGGCGGTGCTATTTATGATTCCTGTGGCGATTGCTCCAGCGATTGAACATGTGGGAGATATCCTGGCGATTGGTACTGTGACGGGTAAAGACTATTTCAAAAAGCCAGGCTTGCAGAACACCTTGCTAGGCGACGGTATCGCAACAGGGGCGGCGGCGATGCTCGGCGGCCCGCCAAATACAACCTACTCTGAGGTCACAGGAGCGGTTATCCTGACCAAAAACTTCAACCCTGTGGTTATGACCTGGGCGGCAGTGTTTGCGATTCTGCTGGCCTTTGTCGGTAAATTTGGTGCTCTTTTACAAACGGTGCCGACACCTGTAATGGGTGGGATTCTGATTCTGTTATTTGGTTCGATTGCGGTTATTGGATTGAATACACTGATTAAGTCGGAAGTTGACCTCTCTGAACCCCGAAACCTCAGTATCGTCTCACTGGTGCTGGTGTTCGGAATCGGCGGGATGGCGATTGGTAATGGTGAAATGGTGTTAAAAGGTGTCAGCCTGTGTGCAATAGCGGCGGTTGTATTAAACCTGATATTGCCATACCCAAAAGCTGAGCCAGCCAACGAATAA
- the upp gene encoding uracil phosphoribosyltransferase, protein MPVHEIKHPLVQHKLGLMREADISTKRFRELATEVGCLLTYEATKDLELESKTIESWAGPIDVQQIQGKKVTVVPILRAGLGMMDGVLQLVPSAKVSVVGLYRDEETLEPVPYFEKLVGKIEDRISLVIDPMLATGGSMVATIEMLKNAGCDHIKVLVLVAAPEGIKRVEDAYPDIDIYVASVDRCLNENGYILPGLGDAGDKIFGTK, encoded by the coding sequence ATGCCGGTACATGAGATTAAACACCCATTGGTGCAACATAAATTAGGGCTGATGCGTGAAGCTGATATCAGCACCAAACGCTTTAGAGAACTGGCAACAGAAGTTGGCTGCTTGTTGACCTATGAAGCGACTAAAGATCTTGAGCTTGAATCCAAAACCATAGAAAGTTGGGCTGGCCCAATAGACGTTCAGCAGATTCAAGGTAAGAAAGTGACCGTAGTGCCGATATTAAGGGCAGGGCTCGGCATGATGGACGGCGTATTGCAGCTGGTTCCGAGTGCTAAGGTGAGTGTGGTAGGGCTATACCGTGATGAAGAGACACTGGAACCGGTTCCTTATTTTGAAAAACTGGTGGGAAAGATAGAAGATCGTATCTCTCTGGTTATTGATCCTATGCTGGCGACCGGCGGCTCAATGGTGGCAACGATTGAAATGTTAAAAAATGCTGGCTGCGACCATATTAAGGTTCTCGTACTTGTTGCGGCACCTGAGGGCATTAAGCGAGTGGAAGATGCATACCCGGATATTGATATCTATGTTGCTTCGGTTGACCGTTGTCTGAATGAGAACGGGTACATCTTGCCTGGCTTAGGCGATGCCGGTGACAAGATATTCGGTACTAAGTAA
- a CDS encoding L-lactate MFS transporter, protein MKNKGWQVTLAGTGINLALGVLYTWSIFKKEITESIQQGGVFNWNLSSINDPYAVACLTFALTMVVAGKCQDRFGPRVTAILGGVLVGAGFLLISQTADYWGWIIGFGVLAGAGIGFGYSSATPPALRWFPSAKTGLIAGIVVSGFGLAPVYIAPLAAYMTGALGLQSTMMILGIGFTVIVCSLAMLLSNPPENYRVNEPAAAAVVPAQDFAPSQLLKESKFYILWTIYFIGAGAGLMVIGSVAGMAKQSMGTMAFMAVSIMAVGNAGGRVVAGLLSDRIGRVNTLFAMLIFQAVLMFSAIPLLGGNDASAVALILLATFIGFNYGTNLSLFPAFAKGLWGAKNFGTNYGMLFTAWGAGAFVLVRVAEVLKASSGSFTSSFAVAGGLLVLSALLTFMLREKQTVTRLSVAHAS, encoded by the coding sequence ATGAAGAACAAGGGGTGGCAGGTCACCTTAGCGGGTACAGGCATTAACCTGGCGTTAGGGGTACTTTATACGTGGAGTATTTTTAAAAAAGAGATTACCGAATCGATTCAGCAAGGTGGGGTGTTTAATTGGAACTTGTCGTCTATTAATGACCCCTACGCGGTTGCTTGTCTTACGTTTGCCTTAACGATGGTTGTTGCAGGAAAGTGCCAGGATCGTTTTGGCCCCCGTGTTACGGCTATATTGGGTGGGGTTCTGGTTGGTGCAGGTTTCTTGCTTATCTCTCAAACCGCAGATTATTGGGGCTGGATTATTGGCTTTGGCGTACTTGCAGGGGCAGGTATTGGCTTCGGTTACTCATCTGCGACCCCTCCCGCTTTACGCTGGTTTCCATCAGCCAAAACCGGACTGATTGCAGGTATTGTTGTATCAGGTTTTGGCCTGGCTCCGGTTTATATTGCCCCCTTAGCGGCCTATATGACAGGCGCTCTTGGTCTTCAGAGTACGATGATGATACTGGGGATCGGTTTTACGGTGATTGTATGTTCGCTGGCCATGCTGCTATCTAACCCACCTGAAAACTATCGTGTGAACGAGCCGGCCGCCGCTGCGGTTGTTCCTGCACAGGATTTTGCTCCATCACAGCTATTGAAGGAGTCAAAATTCTATATTCTCTGGACGATCTACTTTATTGGTGCAGGTGCAGGGCTCATGGTGATCGGTAGCGTTGCAGGCATGGCTAAACAGAGCATGGGAACCATGGCGTTTATGGCGGTATCTATCATGGCTGTGGGAAATGCTGGGGGCAGGGTTGTGGCAGGTCTGTTGTCTGACCGAATTGGGCGTGTCAACACACTATTTGCCATGCTTATATTCCAAGCGGTACTCATGTTTTCTGCTATTCCATTATTGGGCGGTAATGATGCCAGTGCGGTGGCGCTTATTCTGTTAGCAACGTTTATCGGCTTTAACTACGGCACCAACCTTTCCTTGTTTCCGGCTTTTGCCAAAGGGCTATGGGGCGCGAAAAATTTTGGAACCAATTACGGTATGTTATTTACTGCATGGGGAGCGGGTGCATTTGTACTGGTAAGAGTGGCGGAAGTATTAAAGGCATCCAGCGGTTCTTTTACCAGCTCTTTTGCGGTTGCCGGAGGCTTGCTGGTTCTAAGTGCTCTGCTAACGTTTATGCTTAGAGAAAAGCAAACTGTCACGCGTCTTAGTGTTGCTCACGCCTCCTAA
- a CDS encoding GMC oxidoreductase: MDKHFDYDYIIVGSGFGGSVSALRLSEKGYKVLVLEKGKWLKAKDFPTTNWKLKKWLWLPLLKCFGLFKMTIFRHVTVLSGVGVGGGSLVYANTLPVPKKTFFEADSWRHLENWEEELKPHYKTALTMLGATPSPRKEHGDEALQTLAKQMGKEECFEAPNVAVFFGEPGKKVADPYFDGKGPERVGCTFCGGCMLGCRFNAKNTLDKNYLYLAQQNGAEIQAESEVIDVREYLADGLHGYSVDWKNSTRYFGESGTFHTKGIIFAGGVMGTIKLLLKLKETSLPRISDRLGYGIRTNSEALIPVTTTSKENDYSEGIAISSLLHTDDHSHLEAVRYSAGAGFWRLAMVPMVRGGNIITRIAKMAWQWLRHPVKNFRVATVDDWAKRTQILLFMQTLDSTLKFTRGLFGMKSRVDIGEAPTAFIPEAQELGEKYAEIIDGKPTVLLSETLMGIPTTAHILGGACMGDSASEGVINSKHSVFGYQNMYVCDGSSISANIGVNPSLTITALTERAMSYVPEKERPEKDRPEKERPETNNPENEKPE, encoded by the coding sequence ATGGATAAGCATTTCGACTACGACTACATCATTGTTGGCAGCGGTTTTGGGGGCTCGGTATCAGCCCTTCGTCTGTCAGAGAAAGGCTACAAGGTATTAGTGTTGGAAAAGGGAAAGTGGCTCAAAGCCAAAGACTTCCCGACAACCAACTGGAAGCTAAAAAAGTGGCTATGGCTACCACTGTTAAAGTGTTTCGGACTCTTTAAAATGACAATTTTCCGCCATGTCACCGTACTATCCGGCGTTGGTGTCGGTGGCGGATCGCTGGTTTACGCCAACACACTGCCAGTGCCCAAAAAAACGTTTTTTGAAGCGGATAGCTGGCGTCATTTAGAAAACTGGGAAGAAGAGCTTAAGCCACACTACAAAACAGCATTAACCATGCTGGGCGCAACGCCATCTCCCCGAAAAGAGCACGGCGATGAAGCCCTTCAAACACTCGCTAAACAAATGGGAAAAGAGGAATGTTTTGAAGCCCCTAATGTCGCGGTATTTTTTGGCGAACCGGGTAAGAAAGTCGCAGACCCCTATTTTGACGGAAAAGGCCCGGAACGCGTAGGCTGTACTTTTTGCGGCGGCTGTATGCTCGGTTGCCGCTTCAACGCAAAAAACACCTTGGATAAAAACTACCTCTATCTTGCGCAACAGAATGGTGCAGAGATTCAAGCCGAATCAGAAGTCATCGATGTAAGAGAGTATCTTGCTGACGGCCTTCATGGTTATAGCGTGGACTGGAAAAACTCAACTCGCTATTTCGGTGAATCTGGAACATTTCATACCAAAGGTATTATTTTTGCGGGTGGCGTTATGGGAACCATCAAGCTGCTTTTAAAACTTAAAGAAACCTCATTACCCAGAATTTCAGACCGACTCGGTTACGGTATTCGCACCAATTCAGAAGCCTTAATTCCGGTGACAACAACCAGTAAAGAGAACGACTATTCTGAGGGCATTGCTATTAGCTCGCTGCTGCACACTGACGACCATAGCCATTTGGAGGCAGTGCGCTATTCTGCAGGTGCAGGCTTCTGGCGGCTGGCCATGGTGCCTATGGTTAGAGGTGGCAATATTATCACCCGCATTGCAAAAATGGCCTGGCAGTGGCTACGCCATCCGGTCAAAAACTTTAGGGTGGCAACTGTTGACGACTGGGCAAAACGAACGCAAATACTGCTCTTTATGCAAACACTCGACAGCACGCTAAAGTTTACTCGCGGCCTATTCGGGATGAAATCGCGCGTAGATATAGGCGAAGCGCCTACCGCGTTTATACCCGAGGCGCAGGAGCTTGGAGAAAAATACGCTGAGATCATTGACGGAAAACCCACTGTTTTACTTTCCGAAACGCTCATGGGCATACCGACTACCGCACACATTCTCGGTGGCGCCTGCATGGGTGACAGCGCGAGTGAAGGCGTCATCAACTCAAAACACAGTGTGTTTGGATATCAAAACATGTATGTCTGCGATGGTTCCTCGATCTCCGCCAATATTGGTGTAAACCCATCTCTGACCATTACCGCACTGACCGAACGAGCAATGAGCTATGTTCCTGAAAAAGAGAGACCAGAAAAAGATAGACCTGAAAAAGAGAGGCCTGAAACAAACAACCCCGAAAACGAGAAGCCTGAATGA
- a CDS encoding sulfite exporter TauE/SafE family protein has translation MTEWFAGLSPVTIALLSASSFLGSFITAALGVGGGAFLIAVMADLVPPLALIPLHGLVQMGSNGSRAVLTRKHIDKQVVGLFAIGAVIASGCAVFLLGAIGTEIIPPLVALFILWLCWGPMPEFGLGKTPTGLLLGGWLTTLATMTVGATGPLVSAWLGRSGVDRWIYTANFSSCMTLQHLLKIVVFGFAGFAFTEWLPLLGLMITMGYIGTKIGLRVLGKLPEKQFKVLFKGLLTLLAIRVLVTWA, from the coding sequence ATGACTGAGTGGTTTGCAGGCCTATCGCCGGTTACCATCGCGCTGCTGTCAGCAAGTAGCTTTTTAGGGTCATTTATCACTGCTGCGTTGGGTGTCGGCGGGGGTGCGTTTTTAATTGCCGTAATGGCCGACTTAGTCCCTCCCCTCGCACTCATCCCTTTACACGGTCTGGTGCAAATGGGGTCAAACGGATCACGCGCAGTACTCACCCGCAAGCACATCGACAAACAGGTGGTGGGTCTTTTTGCTATAGGTGCCGTAATCGCATCGGGCTGTGCCGTTTTTCTTTTGGGCGCCATCGGCACCGAAATAATTCCACCACTGGTTGCACTGTTTATCCTGTGGTTATGCTGGGGGCCGATGCCGGAGTTTGGCTTGGGAAAAACGCCCACCGGGTTGCTACTCGGCGGATGGTTAACCACGCTAGCAACAATGACTGTGGGCGCAACTGGCCCGCTTGTCTCTGCCTGGTTGGGAAGAAGCGGGGTTGACCGCTGGATCTATACCGCTAACTTCTCAAGCTGCATGACGCTTCAACATTTACTCAAGATAGTGGTTTTCGGGTTCGCGGGGTTCGCATTTACTGAATGGCTACCACTGCTGGGGTTGATGATAACCATGGGGTACATAGGCACAAAAATCGGCTTGCGTGTATTGGGCAAGCTCCCCGAAAAGCAATTTAAAGTGCTTTTTAAGGGGCTGCTTACCCTATTGGCCATAAGAGTCCTCGTCACCTGGGCATAA
- a CDS encoding acyl-CoA dehydrogenase family protein: protein MLTRPLFDSDLEGFRDAVNKFFVKEAVPFHTQWEKEGQVSKELWRKAGEMGFLCPTAPEEYGGVGADFRYSAVVMEEASALGLSGVGFSLHSDIVMPYILRHGTEAQKQHYIPKLISGEMIGAIAMTEPGAGSDLQGVKTTAIKKGDKYILNGSKTFITNGQLCDLVIVVAKTDPKEGAKGTSLFIVETGTKGFEKGQNLEKVGMKAQDTSELFFQDVEIPEENLLGDAEGRGFVQLMQELPQERLLVGLTAMAACEAALQWTIDYVKERKAFGKPVMSFQNTRFKLAELKADIIAGRCFADRCLELHLDKKLDVPTAAMLKQWTTDLQCKVMDECVQLHGGYGYMWEYPIARAWADSRVQRIYAGTNEIMKEIVARSL, encoded by the coding sequence ATGCTGACACGCCCGTTGTTTGATTCAGATTTAGAAGGTTTTAGAGATGCGGTTAATAAGTTTTTTGTGAAAGAAGCGGTTCCTTTTCATACTCAATGGGAAAAGGAAGGGCAAGTTTCGAAAGAGCTTTGGCGAAAAGCAGGAGAGATGGGGTTTTTGTGCCCGACAGCGCCTGAAGAGTATGGTGGTGTAGGGGCTGATTTTAGATATAGCGCTGTAGTGATGGAAGAAGCCTCTGCGCTTGGCCTATCGGGGGTCGGCTTTTCCCTTCATTCGGATATTGTCATGCCTTATATATTGCGCCATGGTACTGAAGCGCAGAAGCAACACTATATACCCAAGCTGATTAGCGGCGAGATGATTGGGGCTATCGCGATGACTGAACCGGGAGCGGGTTCAGATTTGCAGGGCGTGAAAACGACGGCAATAAAAAAAGGCGATAAGTACATTCTCAATGGCTCTAAAACGTTTATCACCAATGGTCAGCTTTGTGATCTGGTCATTGTCGTGGCTAAAACAGACCCGAAAGAAGGTGCTAAAGGCACCAGTTTGTTTATTGTTGAAACAGGTACAAAAGGGTTCGAAAAAGGTCAGAATCTTGAAAAAGTGGGCATGAAAGCACAGGATACCTCGGAGCTGTTTTTCCAGGATGTTGAGATACCGGAAGAGAATTTACTGGGTGATGCAGAAGGCAGAGGGTTTGTTCAGCTAATGCAGGAGTTGCCGCAAGAACGACTATTGGTTGGTCTTACGGCCATGGCTGCCTGTGAAGCTGCGCTGCAATGGACCATCGACTATGTTAAAGAGCGAAAAGCCTTTGGCAAGCCGGTTATGTCGTTCCAAAACACGCGTTTCAAACTGGCCGAACTTAAAGCCGATATTATCGCTGGGCGTTGCTTTGCAGATCGCTGTTTGGAACTGCACCTGGACAAAAAGTTAGATGTGCCTACGGCTGCAATGCTTAAACAGTGGACAACTGATTTGCAGTGCAAGGTGATGGATGAATGTGTACAGCTTCATGGCGGCTACGGATACATGTGGGAGTATCCTATTGCGAGGGCCTGGGCTGATTCTCGTGTTCAGCGAATATATGCCGGAACCAATGAAATAATGAAAGAGATCGTCGCTCGATCGCTATAA
- a CDS encoding HugZ family pyridoxamine 5'-phosphate oxidase produces the protein MNQSVNSEEIIEEASDLVNQFKTVQLATLNPAGNPEASYAPYIKQAGRYYIFISELASHTANILRHPMLSLFFIQNEVDAKNLFARRRLTIECSATPIPREHQQWETLLDLFQAEHGPTVELLRSLPDFQLFELTPSTANYVKGFGQAFTLEGENLQTVKQSKGK, from the coding sequence ATGAATCAGTCAGTGAATTCAGAAGAAATAATAGAAGAAGCCTCAGACCTGGTTAACCAGTTTAAAACCGTTCAACTTGCAACGCTTAACCCGGCAGGCAACCCGGAAGCCAGCTACGCCCCTTACATTAAGCAGGCGGGGCGCTATTATATCTTTATTAGCGAACTGGCATCACATACGGCAAATATTCTACGCCACCCTATGCTCTCTCTTTTTTTCATACAAAACGAAGTTGATGCGAAAAACCTGTTCGCGCGTCGTCGGCTAACCATTGAGTGCAGCGCCACCCCCATTCCCAGAGAACATCAACAATGGGAGACGCTGTTAGATCTCTTTCAGGCAGAGCACGGCCCTACAGTTGAATTATTGCGCTCACTGCCGGATTTTCAACTATTTGAACTCACCCCATCAACCGCTAATTATGTGAAGGGGTTTGGCCAGGCTTTTACGCTTGAAGGGGAAAACTTACAAACCGTGAAGCAATCAAAAGGCAAATAA
- a CDS encoding flavin prenyltransferase UbiX, with translation MIEQKRVTVAITGASGAQYGLRLIECLIKSDIKVFVLVSKAAQVVIATETELKLPAQAAAMTQFLTERYHAKEGQLVVFGKEDWMSPVASGSGAPSSMVVCPCSTGALSAIATGASNNLIERAADVVLKERRQLILVPRESPYSAIHLENMLKLTQMGATIMPASPGFYHKPESVEDVIDFMVARVLDHLGVEQKMVERWGGDRA, from the coding sequence ATGATAGAGCAAAAACGCGTAACCGTTGCCATTACCGGGGCATCAGGGGCTCAGTACGGGCTTCGACTGATAGAGTGCTTGATTAAGTCAGATATTAAGGTATTTGTCCTGGTCTCAAAAGCAGCGCAGGTTGTTATTGCCACAGAGACAGAGTTGAAACTTCCCGCTCAAGCGGCTGCGATGACACAATTCTTAACTGAGCGATATCATGCAAAAGAAGGCCAATTAGTGGTTTTCGGAAAAGAAGATTGGATGTCACCGGTGGCATCGGGTTCAGGCGCGCCTTCATCAATGGTTGTCTGCCCATGCAGTACTGGCGCACTTTCGGCAATTGCTACCGGGGCGAGTAATAACTTAATTGAGCGCGCGGCGGATGTGGTGCTGAAAGAGCGGCGTCAATTGATCCTGGTACCACGAGAGAGCCCGTATTCGGCTATTCACTTGGAAAATATGCTTAAACTGACGCAGATGGGGGCGACGATCATGCCTGCCAGCCCTGGTTTTTATCATAAGCCTGAGTCGGTAGAGGATGTGATCGACTTTATGGTGGCGAGGGTGCTAGACCATCTCGGCGTTGAGCAAAAGATGGTCGAACGATGGGGGGGTGACCGGGCTTAG
- the mpl gene encoding UDP-N-acetylmuramate:L-alanyl-gamma-D-glutamyl-meso-diaminopimelate ligase — protein sequence MHIHILGICGTFMGSLAVLAKQLGHHVTGSDQAVYPPMSTQLEAQGIELMNGYSPDNLNPEPDLVVIGNAMSRGNPEVEAVLNQGLPYTSGPEWLSRYVLQGRWTLAVSGTHGKTTTSTMLAWILEYAGMSPGFLIGGVPQNFEASARLGDTPFFVVEADEYDSAFFDKRSKFVHYRPRTLVMNNLEFDHADIFPDLAAIQTQFHHLIRTVPSSGLIIAPKNTASLQQVLDKGCWSDLQTISTGDGDWNYRLNAPDGSEFSINIEQEHATVNWGMTGLHNVLNGVAAMAAARHVGVTAKVAAEALSQFGGVKRRLELLADIKNVTGVNSIKIYDDFAHHPTAIETTLDGLRKQVGTDSIIALIEPRSNTMKMGVHQRSLLTSADEADQVVWANLAIDGSMDWLNGMVDSAVSKHQLGSSVESIIKTVTQGIHDAGSSNQHVVIMSNGGFSGIHQQLIAALEEKA from the coding sequence ATGCATATTCATATTTTAGGTATTTGTGGCACTTTCATGGGCAGCTTGGCGGTATTGGCCAAGCAACTTGGGCATCATGTTACAGGGTCTGACCAAGCCGTTTACCCGCCTATGAGCACTCAGCTGGAAGCTCAAGGCATTGAGCTGATGAATGGGTATTCGCCCGACAACCTGAATCCTGAGCCTGACCTTGTGGTTATAGGCAATGCCATGAGTCGTGGTAACCCCGAGGTGGAAGCCGTTTTGAATCAAGGGTTGCCCTATACCTCAGGGCCAGAGTGGCTTTCAAGATACGTGCTGCAAGGGCGCTGGACGCTGGCTGTGTCAGGCACTCATGGAAAGACAACCACAAGTACCATGCTTGCATGGATTCTGGAGTATGCGGGCATGTCTCCGGGCTTTTTAATCGGGGGGGTGCCGCAAAACTTTGAAGCCTCAGCCCGGCTGGGAGATACGCCTTTTTTTGTTGTAGAAGCGGATGAATACGACAGTGCCTTTTTTGATAAACGCTCCAAGTTTGTACACTATCGTCCACGCACGCTAGTTATGAATAATTTAGAGTTCGACCATGCTGATATTTTTCCAGACTTGGCGGCTATCCAAACACAGTTCCACCACTTAATTCGAACAGTGCCTTCATCAGGGCTGATTATTGCCCCGAAAAACACAGCAAGCCTCCAACAGGTATTAGACAAAGGTTGTTGGAGCGACTTGCAGACAATATCTACAGGAGACGGCGACTGGAACTACAGGCTTAATGCGCCAGATGGCTCTGAATTTTCTATCAACATTGAGCAGGAGCATGCGACCGTAAACTGGGGTATGACAGGCCTGCATAATGTGTTGAACGGTGTCGCGGCAATGGCTGCCGCCAGGCACGTCGGGGTGACTGCCAAAGTGGCCGCAGAAGCACTGAGCCAGTTTGGCGGGGTTAAGCGCCGCCTTGAACTATTGGCTGATATTAAAAATGTAACGGGTGTTAATAGCATTAAGATATATGATGACTTCGCCCATCACCCTACAGCCATTGAGACAACCCTTGATGGGCTTAGAAAACAGGTCGGTACAGATTCAATTATCGCGCTCATCGAGCCACGTTCAAACACGATGAAAATGGGTGTCCATCAACGTAGCCTGCTCACTTCGGCAGATGAGGCAGATCAGGTTGTTTGGGCAAACCTGGCAATAGATGGTTCAATGGACTGGTTAAATGGCATGGTTGATAGTGCCGTTAGCAAGCACCAACTGGGTTCGTCTGTTGAAAGCATTATCAAGACTGTAACGCAGGGCATTCATGATGCTGGTTCATCCAACCAGCATGTAGTGATTATGAGTAACGGCGGCTTTTCCGGTATACATCAGCAACTGATTGCTGCGTTAGAAGAGAAGGCATAA
- a CDS encoding DUF1289 domain-containing protein has translation MSQLLNLKPSDGHRSNPCVRNCCLDEQDICLGCFRSLDEILAWRKLTEEQRRAVMLEAKKRREARLTDNK, from the coding sequence ATGTCACAGTTGCTTAACTTAAAGCCATCGGATGGGCATCGTTCAAACCCATGCGTGAGAAACTGTTGCCTGGACGAACAAGATATTTGCCTGGGCTGTTTTCGCTCTTTAGATGAAATACTGGCATGGCGTAAATTGACAGAAGAGCAGCGCAGAGCCGTGATGCTTGAGGCAAAGAAAAGGCGAGAAGCCAGACTAACTGATAATAAATAA
- a CDS encoding substrate-binding periplasmic protein, whose amino-acid sequence MQGSTIKRLIRHSVIVFAMTLPTLAFAENKPFSVAYNESWPPFSFRNENNEMAGILVDIVKEVFETKLKEPVEFYGYPWKRVQHNVEIGVHDALVTTATEARLAYSNSSSEVVYTLEEKAFINRHSKHKKALSALTLSNISELENYNVCDMIGNGWANNFYGKYGIEIKRFKDINLCFRNIAFERYDIAIHASAAGLALLKKEQLTDKVEMLPFVFDEVPFPLLVSKKSKHPDILPKFDQAIRVFKQQGGIQKIVDRYTR is encoded by the coding sequence ATGCAAGGCTCTACGATCAAACGTTTAATACGCCATTCGGTAATTGTTTTCGCCATGACTCTGCCTACGCTTGCATTCGCTGAGAACAAGCCCTTTTCTGTTGCTTATAACGAAAGCTGGCCACCATTTAGCTTTAGAAATGAAAACAATGAAATGGCAGGCATTCTGGTTGATATCGTTAAAGAAGTCTTTGAGACGAAGTTAAAAGAGCCTGTCGAGTTTTATGGATACCCTTGGAAGCGGGTTCAGCACAATGTTGAAATTGGCGTTCATGATGCGCTTGTAACAACCGCCACTGAAGCACGGCTTGCATATAGCAATAGCAGCAGTGAAGTAGTGTATACGCTTGAAGAAAAAGCATTTATCAACAGGCATTCCAAACATAAAAAAGCGTTATCTGCGCTCACCCTAAGCAACATAAGCGAGTTAGAAAACTACAACGTATGCGACATGATTGGAAATGGCTGGGCAAACAATTTTTATGGCAAGTATGGTATTGAAATAAAGCGATTTAAAGACATTAATCTCTGTTTTAGAAATATAGCATTTGAGCGATATGATATCGCCATACACGCCAGCGCTGCAGGTTTAGCGCTACTAAAAAAAGAGCAGCTTACGGATAAAGTCGAGATGCTGCCTTTCGTATTTGACGAAGTCCCCTTTCCGTTACTGGTCAGCAAAAAATCAAAACACCCAGATATATTGCCTAAGTTCGACCAAGCTATAAGGGTATTCAAGCAGCAAGGTGGAATTCAGAAAATCGTAGACCGATATACGCGTTAA